In Horticoccus luteus, the following proteins share a genomic window:
- a CDS encoding ferritin-like domain-containing protein yields MKQTKAPTRDEMVRLLNEDLAREYQAIIAYVVYSQTMKGAEYLHIAAELARHAAEELEHAIKIAKQIDYFNGTPVVAPKPVKLSDKPKDMLRFDLENERVTIISYRERIRQAEAMGEFALSEVLREIIAQEQDHLTDLADALGIDNPRLDEPAA; encoded by the coding sequence ATGAAACAAACGAAAGCCCCCACTCGCGACGAAATGGTCCGCCTCCTCAACGAGGATCTCGCCCGCGAATACCAAGCCATCATCGCCTACGTCGTCTACAGCCAGACGATGAAAGGCGCCGAATACCTGCACATCGCCGCCGAACTGGCGCGCCATGCCGCCGAGGAACTCGAGCACGCGATCAAAATCGCGAAGCAAATCGACTACTTCAACGGCACGCCCGTCGTCGCCCCGAAGCCCGTCAAACTTTCGGACAAGCCCAAGGACATGCTCCGCTTCGACCTCGAAAACGAACGCGTCACCATCATTTCTTACCGCGAACGCATCCGGCAGGCCGAGGCGATGGGTGAGTTTGCGCTCAGCGAAGTCCTGCGCGAAATCATCGCCCAGGAGCAGGACCACCTCACCGACCTCGCCGACGCCCTCGGCATCGATAATCCCCGCCTCGACGAACCGGCGGCCTGA
- a CDS encoding arylsulfatase encodes MKPAAPFRCFASFLLPLLTLSLLRAAEPPAPVEPTARPPNIIFIMADDLGYGDLGCYGQTKIKTPHLDQLAVDGIRFTSAYAGAPVCAPARCVLLTGRHTGHGRVRGNLPSDRPRNPLAVALQPDDLTLAQVLKPAGYTSAAIGKWGLGNPGPEASGLPLRQGFDYFFGYVNQTHAHNSYPSFLWRNEEKVPLPNIVPDEGPLGTGVSSNMAVHSQDLFIAEALKFIRAERARPFFLYFALTLPHANDESEPLGLEIPSLGEYADRDWPEAAKRYAAMVTRIDTDVGRILALLDELHLADDTIVVFTSDNGPHHEGGNDPAFFTSAGPFRGLKRDLYEGGIREPMIVRWPGHAPAGRTDDTPWYFADVLPTFADLAGQPTPPSDGVSVRPLWEGRPQAALADRPLYWEFYEGGFHQAARRGPWKIVQPKAGAPFELYDLRTDPGETHNLAAAQPAVLASLEADLRASHADSPAWPVHPPK; translated from the coding sequence ATGAAACCTGCCGCCCCGTTTCGCTGTTTCGCTTCTTTTCTCCTGCCGCTGCTCACCCTCAGCCTGCTACGGGCCGCGGAGCCCCCTGCCCCTGTCGAGCCCACGGCCCGCCCGCCCAATATTATTTTCATCATGGCCGACGACCTCGGCTACGGCGACCTCGGGTGCTACGGCCAAACCAAGATCAAGACCCCCCACCTCGACCAACTCGCCGTCGACGGCATTCGCTTCACGAGCGCCTACGCCGGCGCCCCCGTTTGCGCGCCCGCGCGCTGCGTGCTCCTCACCGGCCGGCACACGGGCCACGGCCGCGTGCGCGGCAACTTGCCCTCCGACCGCCCGCGCAACCCGCTCGCCGTCGCCCTGCAACCCGACGACCTGACGCTCGCCCAAGTATTGAAACCCGCCGGCTACACCAGCGCCGCCATCGGCAAATGGGGCCTTGGCAATCCCGGCCCGGAAGCCAGCGGCCTCCCGCTGCGGCAGGGTTTCGATTACTTCTTCGGCTACGTCAACCAGACCCACGCGCACAACTCCTACCCCAGTTTCCTCTGGCGCAACGAAGAGAAAGTCCCGCTGCCCAACATCGTGCCCGACGAAGGTCCGCTCGGCACCGGCGTGTCGAGTAACATGGCCGTGCATTCGCAGGACCTGTTCATCGCCGAAGCCCTCAAGTTCATCCGCGCCGAACGCGCCCGCCCCTTCTTCCTCTACTTCGCCCTCACGCTCCCGCACGCCAACGACGAATCCGAACCGCTCGGTCTCGAGATTCCTTCCCTCGGCGAATACGCCGACCGCGACTGGCCCGAAGCCGCCAAACGCTACGCCGCCATGGTCACGCGCATCGATACCGACGTCGGCCGCATCCTCGCCCTCCTCGACGAACTCCACCTCGCCGACGACACCATCGTCGTCTTCACCTCCGACAACGGCCCGCACCACGAAGGTGGCAACGACCCCGCCTTCTTCACCTCCGCCGGACCTTTCCGCGGCTTGAAACGCGATCTCTACGAAGGCGGCATCCGCGAACCCATGATCGTGCGCTGGCCCGGCCATGCGCCCGCCGGCCGCACCGACGATACGCCGTGGTATTTCGCGGATGTCCTCCCGACCTTCGCCGATCTCGCCGGCCAACCCACGCCACCGAGCGACGGTGTGAGCGTGCGCCCGCTCTGGGAAGGGCGCCCCCAAGCCGCCCTCGCCGACCGTCCGCTCTACTGGGAATTTTACGAAGGCGGTTTTCACCAAGCCGCCCGCCGCGGACCGTGGAAAATCGTGCAACCGAAAGCCGGCGCCCCCTTCGAACTCTACGACCTCCGCACCGATCCCGGCGAAACGCACAACCTCGCCGCCGCCCAACCCGCCGTCCTCGCGAGCCTCGAAGCAGACCTGCGCGCGTCTCACGCCGATTCGCCCGCCTGGCCCGTTCATCCACCGAAATAA
- a CDS encoding HAD family hydrolase, with the protein MSAPLPFHTFLFDLDGTLLDQFDAIHQAYAHTLPQLGLPAPTPAQVRAAVGGGVRNAMLKFVAPNRIDEALAIYMPYWNATMLAGAHLFPGARELLADLHARGAKLAVLTNKAGHSSREICTHLDLDPLLDGVFGADDTPWLKPDPALVTHVLARLERPAAGTVLVGDSIFDVAAAANAGLACWCVTTGTHTAAQLHAAGPARVFPDLPALHAALGAGPASSIT; encoded by the coding sequence ATGTCCGCACCGCTCCCTTTTCACACGTTCCTCTTCGACCTCGACGGCACCCTCCTCGACCAGTTCGACGCCATCCACCAAGCCTACGCGCACACGCTCCCCCAACTCGGGCTCCCCGCACCGACCCCCGCGCAAGTCCGCGCCGCAGTCGGTGGCGGCGTGCGCAACGCCATGCTCAAATTCGTCGCGCCCAACCGCATCGACGAAGCCCTCGCCATCTACATGCCGTATTGGAATGCGACGATGCTCGCCGGCGCTCACCTTTTTCCCGGCGCGCGCGAACTCCTCGCCGATTTGCACGCGCGCGGCGCTAAACTCGCCGTGCTGACCAACAAAGCCGGCCACTCGTCGCGCGAGATTTGCACGCACCTCGACCTCGATCCGCTGCTCGACGGCGTTTTCGGCGCCGACGATACGCCGTGGCTCAAGCCCGATCCCGCGCTCGTCACACACGTCCTCGCCCGCCTCGAACGCCCCGCCGCGGGCACCGTTCTCGTCGGCGATTCCATTTTCGACGTCGCCGCCGCAGCCAATGCCGGACTCGCCTGCTGGTGCGTCACCACCGGCACGCACACCGCCGCTCAACTCCACGCCGCCGGGCCCGCGCGCGTCTTCCCCGATCTGCCCGCTCTTCACGCCGCACTCGGGGCCGGCCCGGCCAGCTCCATCACCTGA
- a CDS encoding ABC transporter permease — protein MSVTSAASTARASVRPADDGAVVTLGGDWRITQTRPKWAKCAPATETKRVEFQTAELGRWDSSLLVFLLEVKEWCTVAGAYCDLETLPEKLRAALEQIAHSHATSVPFDRSQNFLVTVGLATGQAWKRSRNMSSFIGETAISAVRLVRLPHKFRWGDCVREMQQCGAMALPIVSLISLLVGLIMAYQAAVQLRQFGADIFVADLVGLSVVREMGPMMAAVILAGRTGAAFAATLGNMKAGEEIDALQALGISPVDFLVMPRILALALMMPLLVLYANCLGILGGMVVGAGVLQIPPSAYWIETQSIIDLSDVSSGLIKAVTFGLLIGLSGCFRGLAAERSAAGVGRAATSAVVTSILLIIVADAVFAVIFNILGL, from the coding sequence ATGTCCGTCACGTCCGCCGCCTCCACCGCCCGCGCGTCCGTGCGACCGGCGGATGATGGCGCGGTGGTGACACTCGGAGGCGACTGGCGAATCACGCAGACGCGGCCGAAGTGGGCGAAGTGCGCGCCGGCGACGGAGACGAAGCGGGTGGAATTTCAAACCGCGGAACTGGGGCGCTGGGATAGTTCGCTGCTGGTTTTCCTGCTGGAAGTGAAGGAGTGGTGCACGGTCGCGGGGGCGTATTGCGATCTCGAAACGCTGCCGGAAAAATTGCGCGCGGCGTTGGAGCAGATTGCGCATTCGCATGCGACGAGCGTGCCGTTCGACCGCTCGCAGAATTTTCTCGTAACGGTGGGGCTGGCGACCGGGCAGGCGTGGAAACGCTCGCGCAACATGTCGAGTTTCATCGGGGAAACGGCGATCAGTGCGGTGCGGCTGGTGCGGTTGCCGCACAAATTCCGGTGGGGCGATTGCGTGCGGGAGATGCAGCAGTGCGGCGCGATGGCGCTGCCCATCGTGAGCCTGATCAGCCTGCTGGTGGGTTTGATCATGGCGTATCAGGCGGCGGTGCAGTTGCGGCAGTTTGGGGCGGATATTTTCGTGGCGGATCTGGTGGGGCTTTCGGTCGTGCGCGAGATGGGGCCGATGATGGCGGCGGTGATTCTCGCGGGGCGGACCGGCGCGGCGTTTGCGGCCACTTTGGGCAACATGAAGGCGGGCGAGGAGATCGATGCGTTGCAGGCGCTCGGCATTTCGCCGGTGGATTTTCTGGTGATGCCGCGCATCCTGGCGCTGGCGTTGATGATGCCGCTGCTCGTGCTCTACGCGAACTGCCTCGGGATCCTGGGCGGCATGGTGGTCGGCGCGGGCGTGCTGCAAATCCCGCCCTCGGCCTATTGGATCGAAACGCAGAGCATCATCGATTTGTCGGACGTGAGCTCGGGGTTGATCAAGGCGGTGACGTTTGGGTTGCTCATCGGATTGTCGGGTTGTTTCCGCGGGCTCGCAGCGGAGCGCAGCGCGGCGGGCGTGGGGCGGGCGGCGACGTCGGCGGTGGTGACAAGCATCCTGCTGATCATTGTGGCGGACGCGGTGTTCGCGGTGATTTTCAACATTTTGGGACTATGA
- a CDS encoding ABC transporter ATP-binding protein: MNDSLEPADVPAIAVEQLTCGYDAAVILRDVSFTVRRGEIFFIIGGSGCGKSTLLRHMIGLDQPMAGTVRFFGEPLEADPVRRRAVLMRFGVLFQSSALWSSLTLRQNVSLPLEEYTDLSRRDREEIATLKLAQVGLTGYEDYYPAEISGGMKKRAGLARALALDPEIVFFDEPSAGLDPITSRKLDELTRQVCHTLGTTAVIVSHELASIFALADRVIMLDREEKGIIAEGPPRELAAHSRDPRVIEFLRRDVEVAPTSKH; the protein is encoded by the coding sequence ATGAACGATTCCCTCGAACCGGCGGACGTTCCGGCGATTGCGGTCGAGCAACTCACGTGCGGCTATGACGCGGCGGTGATCCTGCGCGACGTCTCCTTCACGGTGCGGCGCGGGGAGATTTTTTTCATCATCGGGGGTTCAGGGTGCGGCAAGAGCACGCTGCTGCGGCACATGATTGGGTTGGACCAGCCGATGGCGGGGACGGTGCGCTTTTTCGGCGAACCGCTGGAGGCGGATCCGGTGCGGCGGCGTGCGGTCTTGATGCGGTTCGGCGTGCTGTTCCAGAGCTCGGCGTTGTGGAGCTCGCTGACGTTGCGGCAAAACGTGTCGTTGCCGTTGGAGGAATACACCGATCTGTCGCGGCGCGACCGGGAGGAAATTGCGACGCTGAAGCTCGCCCAGGTCGGGCTCACGGGTTACGAGGATTACTATCCGGCGGAGATTTCGGGCGGCATGAAGAAACGCGCCGGGCTGGCGCGGGCGCTGGCGCTTGATCCGGAGATTGTGTTTTTCGACGAGCCGTCGGCGGGGCTGGATCCGATCACGTCGCGCAAACTCGATGAACTGACGCGGCAGGTGTGCCACACGCTGGGGACGACGGCGGTGATCGTATCGCATGAACTGGCCTCGATTTTCGCGCTGGCGGATCGGGTGATCATGCTGGATCGCGAAGAAAAAGGGATCATCGCGGAAGGGCCGCCGCGCGAACTGGCGGCACACAGCCGCGATCCGCGGGTCATCGAATTTCTGCGGCGCGACGTCGAGGTGGCGCCGACCTCCAAGCACTAA
- a CDS encoding MlaD family protein, giving the protein MRPKLSPAVVGAFVIGAFALIVLALLSFGGMHFFSKPQRFVVYFDEQIHGLDLGSPVKLRGVRVGRVVDLNIRYDAEHNKSIVIVVCEFNPSSVVDEKGSGIKVSTPEELQHLVDKGLRAQLGMLSFATGMLFVELDFMNPHEYPPSMPMPPSRFVVVPSIPSTISEFQASLTEIMADVKKADFAGLSKELKGLIVDVHKQVNTLDLKALLAQWQKTGESVNALVTSPQIKETFDHVNAAVEDLRGVLARLDTQIDSNGQQLQGTLAQARDTLEAFKASAATLQRFVASQRNLGADTGQALSKLSDAAESVQRLADYLERNPNALITGRRLPDAQKTP; this is encoded by the coding sequence ATGAGACCCAAGCTTAGTCCCGCCGTCGTGGGCGCCTTCGTGATCGGCGCCTTTGCGCTGATTGTGCTGGCGCTGTTGTCATTCGGCGGCATGCACTTTTTTTCCAAGCCGCAGCGGTTTGTCGTGTATTTCGACGAGCAGATTCACGGCCTGGATCTCGGTTCGCCGGTGAAGTTGCGCGGGGTGCGGGTGGGTCGGGTGGTCGACCTGAACATCCGTTACGATGCCGAGCACAACAAATCGATCGTGATCGTGGTGTGTGAGTTCAACCCGAGCTCCGTGGTGGATGAGAAGGGCAGCGGGATCAAGGTGTCGACGCCGGAAGAGTTGCAGCACCTCGTGGACAAAGGGCTGCGGGCGCAACTCGGGATGTTGAGCTTCGCGACCGGGATGCTTTTCGTGGAACTCGATTTCATGAATCCGCACGAGTATCCGCCGTCGATGCCGATGCCGCCGTCGCGTTTCGTCGTGGTGCCGTCGATTCCGTCGACGATTTCGGAATTCCAAGCGAGCCTGACGGAGATCATGGCCGACGTGAAAAAGGCGGACTTCGCGGGTTTGTCGAAGGAGCTGAAAGGTCTGATCGTCGACGTGCACAAGCAGGTCAACACGCTCGATCTGAAGGCGCTGCTGGCGCAGTGGCAAAAAACGGGCGAGTCGGTGAACGCGCTCGTGACCTCGCCGCAGATCAAGGAGACGTTCGACCATGTGAATGCCGCGGTGGAGGATTTGCGCGGGGTGCTGGCACGGCTGGACACGCAAATCGACAGCAACGGCCAGCAATTGCAGGGCACCCTCGCGCAAGCCCGCGACACGCTGGAGGCGTTCAAGGCGTCGGCGGCGACGTTGCAGCGGTTTGTGGCCTCGCAACGAAATTTGGGCGCCGATACCGGCCAGGCGTTGAGCAAACTCAGCGACGCCGCGGAATCGGTGCAACGCCTCGCCGACTATCTTGAGCGCAATCCCAACGCGCTGATCACCGGGCGGCGGCTGCCCGACGCGCAAAAAACGCCATGA
- a CDS encoding PqiC family protein: MKRFLLLAASLALFAGCNVLPKPGPDPTRYFVLTDSTPAGAPAEPSAERPVNGLVIGLRTLDVPGYLKSRSIVVRDGANEVTYQDYARWAEPLEVGLGRTLRLCLQDAGNVTRIYREPFPFDMDRDYDVAVRIVRCEGAVANGKGVARLSASIEILRVAENRVVVRKFFRAPEAAWDGKNFGTLARLLSDETVALGDAINAELAQLPKPTRDGK, encoded by the coding sequence ATGAAACGATTCCTCCTGCTCGCGGCCTCGCTCGCTTTGTTTGCTGGTTGCAACGTCCTGCCCAAGCCGGGCCCGGACCCGACGCGGTATTTTGTGTTGACCGATTCGACGCCGGCCGGGGCGCCGGCGGAGCCGAGCGCGGAGCGCCCGGTGAACGGCTTGGTGATCGGCCTGCGCACGCTGGATGTGCCGGGCTATTTGAAAAGCCGCTCGATCGTGGTGCGCGACGGGGCGAACGAAGTGACGTATCAGGATTACGCACGTTGGGCGGAGCCGCTCGAGGTGGGCCTGGGCCGGACGCTGCGGCTCTGCCTGCAGGACGCGGGGAATGTCACGCGCATCTACCGTGAGCCGTTTCCGTTCGACATGGATCGGGATTACGACGTGGCGGTGCGGATCGTGCGTTGCGAAGGCGCGGTGGCGAACGGCAAGGGCGTGGCGCGGCTGTCGGCGTCGATCGAGATTTTGCGCGTCGCCGAGAACCGGGTGGTGGTGCGGAAGTTTTTCCGCGCGCCGGAGGCGGCGTGGGACGGCAAGAATTTCGGGACGCTGGCGCGGTTGTTGAGTGACGAAACCGTGGCGTTGGGCGATGCCATCAACGCCGAGCTCGCGCAATTGCCGAAGCCGACGCGCGACGGGAAGTAG
- a CDS encoding Gfo/Idh/MocA family protein: MTTPIRIGIVGMGGFAGWHHNAVARLEEQGEARLICTCDPQAAAFAAQQQSWHLAQRGVRVFEDYRAMLEACHRELDLVVVPTPIQLHSEMHAAVTALGIPVYLEKPPTLDYAELEQMITNDRRSPKASLVGFNFIIEPQRRALKQRLLAGEFGALRAATLSAFWPRPAEYFQRNNWAGRLLLNDRVVLDSCFGNALAHFVHNILFWTGAPDLASWGQIAAVRAELYRAHAIEGADTFFTEADTTSGVTMRFALSHACSGASTHVETVLCDNATIRYVVGGTIEIRWNDGRVDTMPFENFDGLVENHRDYYRYLRGESPRPATTLVDCRPFVTLNDLAHISAGQITMLGADRVTAIRDEKEQKEYLAIAGLSSAVERFIARGEWPSASGWPRPPGDVVTPADLPRLYETVRAMAAARPQVP, from the coding sequence GTGACGACTCCCATTCGCATCGGCATCGTAGGCATGGGCGGATTCGCCGGCTGGCATCACAACGCCGTCGCCCGCCTCGAAGAACAAGGCGAGGCGCGGTTGATCTGCACCTGCGACCCGCAAGCCGCCGCCTTCGCCGCCCAGCAACAATCCTGGCACCTCGCCCAGCGCGGCGTCCGCGTCTTCGAAGACTATCGCGCGATGCTCGAGGCATGCCATCGCGAACTCGACCTCGTCGTGGTGCCCACGCCCATTCAACTCCATTCGGAAATGCACGCCGCCGTCACCGCGCTCGGCATTCCCGTCTATCTCGAGAAACCGCCGACCCTCGATTACGCCGAACTCGAGCAAATGATCACGAACGACCGGCGTTCGCCCAAAGCCTCGCTCGTCGGATTCAACTTTATCATCGAGCCCCAGCGCCGCGCGTTGAAGCAACGCCTCCTCGCGGGTGAATTCGGCGCTCTCCGCGCCGCCACCCTCAGCGCCTTCTGGCCGCGTCCCGCCGAATATTTCCAGCGCAACAACTGGGCCGGACGCCTCCTGCTCAACGACCGCGTCGTCCTCGATTCCTGCTTCGGCAACGCCCTCGCCCACTTCGTTCACAACATCCTCTTCTGGACCGGTGCGCCCGACCTCGCGAGCTGGGGCCAGATCGCCGCCGTCCGCGCCGAGCTCTACCGCGCGCACGCCATCGAAGGCGCGGATACGTTTTTCACCGAAGCCGACACCACCAGCGGCGTTACGATGCGCTTCGCCCTCTCCCACGCCTGCTCGGGTGCCAGCACCCACGTCGAGACCGTCCTCTGCGACAACGCCACCATCCGCTACGTCGTCGGCGGCACCATCGAAATCCGCTGGAACGACGGCCGCGTGGACACGATGCCCTTCGAAAACTTCGACGGCCTCGTGGAGAATCACCGCGACTATTACCGCTACCTTCGCGGCGAATCGCCCCGCCCCGCCACCACCCTCGTTGACTGCCGCCCCTTCGTGACGCTCAACGACCTCGCGCACATTTCCGCCGGTCAGATCACCATGCTCGGCGCCGATCGCGTCACCGCCATCCGCGACGAAAAAGAACAAAAAGAATATCTGGCGATCGCCGGGCTGTCGTCCGCCGTGGAGCGGTTCATCGCCCGCGGCGAATGGCCGAGCGCGAGCGGCTGGCCCCGCCCGCCCGGCGATGTGGTGACGCCCGCAGATCTTCCTCGTCTCTACGAAACCGTCCGTGCGATGGCCGCGGCGCGGCCGCAAGTCCCGTAA
- a CDS encoding KpsF/GutQ family sugar-phosphate isomerase, which yields MALNSKTALARARACLQIETKALVATSRGLGPEFTATALAVEAVIALGGKLIFTGVGKSAHIAQKLASTFNSTGASSCFLDATHALHGDLGICADGDLAFLLSNSGQTEEILRLLPVLKRFGVSTVAFTSHVGSDLAKNTDHRLLYRVPQEACPLSLAPTASTTAALALGDALAMVLLEARGLTRDDFARYHPAGNLGRVLLLRVKDFMRTGERSPILPDTKTTQDAILAMTAAKTGSIALVHPRTGKLTGILTDGDFRRSALTGPDFLRQPVSTFMTRNPKTVRDDALGVDALRLFEAHRIDDLIVVNARHQPVGLVDGQDLPKLKIV from the coding sequence ATGGCCCTCAATTCGAAAACCGCTCTCGCTCGCGCCCGTGCCTGCCTGCAGATCGAGACGAAAGCCCTGGTCGCCACCTCGCGCGGCCTCGGACCCGAATTCACCGCCACCGCCCTTGCCGTCGAAGCGGTTATCGCACTGGGCGGCAAACTGATCTTCACCGGCGTCGGCAAGTCCGCCCACATCGCCCAAAAACTCGCCAGCACCTTCAACAGCACCGGCGCCTCCTCCTGTTTCCTCGATGCCACCCACGCCCTTCACGGCGATCTCGGCATCTGCGCGGATGGCGATCTCGCTTTCCTCCTCAGCAACAGCGGCCAGACCGAGGAAATTCTCCGCCTCCTCCCCGTGTTGAAACGCTTCGGCGTCAGCACCGTCGCGTTCACCTCCCACGTCGGATCGGACCTCGCGAAAAACACCGACCATCGCCTCCTCTACCGCGTGCCGCAGGAAGCGTGTCCCCTCTCGCTCGCCCCGACCGCCAGCACCACCGCCGCCCTCGCGCTCGGCGATGCGCTGGCGATGGTGCTCCTCGAAGCGCGCGGCCTCACCCGCGACGATTTCGCCCGCTATCATCCCGCCGGCAACCTCGGCCGCGTGCTCCTCTTGCGCGTCAAAGACTTCATGCGCACCGGCGAACGCTCGCCCATTTTGCCCGACACCAAGACGACCCAGGACGCCATCCTCGCGATGACCGCCGCCAAGACCGGCAGCATCGCCCTCGTGCATCCGCGGACCGGCAAACTCACCGGCATTCTCACCGATGGAGATTTTCGCCGCAGCGCCCTCACCGGCCCGGACTTTCTCCGCCAACCGGTGTCCACCTTCATGACGCGCAACCCGAAGACTGTTCGCGACGACGCCCTCGGTGTCGACGCGCTCCGGTTGTTCGAAGCTCATCGCATCGACGACCTCATCGTCGTCAACGCGCGTCATCAACCCGTCGGCCTCGTCGACGGCCAGGATTTACCTAAACTCAAAATCGTGTGA
- a CDS encoding LysM peptidoglycan-binding domain-containing protein yields MSRSIPFPSFLHLWRPRRWSFVAGVVCLLCFGACERRVAQSTGPETDDPNFRQGQQLARQGRPQEALAEYLKVIARRGDAAPESNLEVGLIYQENIKDPIAAIYYFRRYLELQPNSRQAENVRGLVNNAKREFARTLPAAPLESQTQRIDLVEQIERLQRENDDLKAELTSLRSGGTAPVTRSRFALNEPSPSAPAPSGRSPVVMAPTTIESSPVTLAPEENPTPTLTAPRTDAPVPPTRPGAAQPARSGKRHTIAKGDTLFSLAQRYYGNRSKWRDILAANRDVLANENSPLRIGMELKIP; encoded by the coding sequence GTGTCTCGTTCAATCCCTTTCCCTTCGTTCCTGCATCTCTGGCGCCCGCGACGCTGGTCGTTTGTCGCGGGGGTGGTGTGCTTGTTGTGCTTCGGCGCCTGCGAGCGGCGGGTGGCGCAGAGCACCGGGCCGGAGACGGATGATCCGAATTTCCGGCAGGGTCAGCAGCTCGCGCGGCAGGGTCGGCCGCAGGAGGCGTTGGCGGAATATTTGAAAGTGATCGCGCGGCGCGGCGACGCGGCGCCGGAGTCGAATCTCGAGGTGGGCTTGATCTACCAGGAAAACATCAAGGATCCGATCGCGGCGATTTACTATTTCCGCCGCTATCTCGAACTGCAGCCGAATTCCCGCCAGGCGGAAAACGTGCGCGGGCTCGTGAACAACGCGAAACGTGAATTTGCGCGGACGCTGCCGGCGGCGCCGTTGGAGAGTCAGACGCAGCGGATCGACCTGGTGGAGCAGATCGAGCGGTTGCAGCGCGAAAACGACGACTTGAAGGCGGAGCTCACGTCACTGCGTTCGGGCGGCACGGCGCCGGTGACGCGGTCGCGATTCGCGTTGAACGAGCCATCACCGTCCGCGCCGGCGCCGAGTGGCCGGTCGCCGGTGGTGATGGCGCCCACGACGATCGAAAGTTCGCCGGTGACTTTGGCGCCCGAAGAAAATCCCACGCCGACGCTGACCGCGCCGCGGACGGATGCGCCGGTGCCGCCGACGCGGCCCGGAGCGGCGCAACCGGCGCGGAGTGGCAAGCGGCACACGATCGCGAAGGGCGATACGCTGTTTAGCCTGGCGCAGCGCTACTACGGCAACCGGAGCAAGTGGCGCGATATTCTCGCGGCGAACCGTGACGTGCTCGCGAACGAAAACTCGCCGTTGCGCATCGGGATGGAATTGAAGATTCCGTGA